GGGACTTCAATTTATCCGGTGAAGACGGCTTTGCCTTAACAGCATAATCCGCTGATGACAGACCTGCCCTTGCACCAAAGACCAGTATCTCTGCAAGTGAGTTTGAACCAAGCCGGTTTCCGCCATGAATGCTGACGCAGCCTCCCTCACCTGCCGCATAAAGCCCTTCAATAGGCGTCTTACCATCCTTGTCTGTGTGAACTCCCCCCATTGTATAATGCATGGTAGGTCTTATTGCAATAGGTTCATGCACAGGGTCCATCCCGGCAAAATCTATACAAAGCTCACGTACCATCGGGAGTTTTTCCTCTATCTTGGCCTCGCCAAGATGCCTTAAATCCAGCTGTATATACGATCCATAAGGCCCGTCAAATCCCCGGCCTGCCCTGATCTCCTGTATAATTGAACGGGATACAATATCACGGGGGGCAAGCTCCATTTTGGTCGCGGCATATTTTTCCATAAACCGCTCGCCTTTATTATTAAAGAGATAACCACCCTCACCGCGTGCCGCCTCAGTAATCAGTATACCTGTCTTAATAAGTCCTGACGGGTGGAACTGGATAAATTCCATGTCTTTAATAGGCGCGCCTGCACGATAGGCTATCGCCGCACCGTCACCTGTCTTTATACCGGCGTTACTGGAGAAATAAAATATCCTTCCAACACCGCCTGTACAAAGGATAACCGTCTTTGCGGCAAGTATGTTAAATTCACCCCGCCTTATGTCATATGCCAGTAATCCGCCTATCCTGCCGTTATCCACCAGCAAGGCTGAGGCAAACCACTCGTCATATCGCTTAATTACATCATACTTTAGAGATGTCTGAAATAACGCATGGAGGAGATGGAAACCTGTTTTGTCAGCTGCATGGAGTGTGCGCTTCCTGCTCATTCCACCGAACCAGCGGGCTGCTATGCGTCCATCTTCTTCGCGGTTCCACGGACAACCCCAGCGCTCCACCTGGATAACTTCTCTTGAGGCATCACGGACAAAGGCCTCTACTGCATCCTGGTCTGCAAGATAGTCGCT
The window above is part of the Nitrospirota bacterium genome. Proteins encoded here:
- a CDS encoding FAD-binding protein — translated: MDVLSHDILIVGGGGAGLRAAIAIAHANPSLKTAIVSKVYPMRSHTVAAEGGCAAVLKEDDTHDLHAYDTIKGSDYLADQDAVEAFVRDASREVIQVERWGCPWNREEDGRIAARWFGGMSRKRTLHAADKTGFHLLHALFQTSLKYDVIKRYDEWFASALLVDNGRIGGLLAYDIRRGEFNILAAKTVILCTGGVGRIFYFSSNAGIKTGDGAAIAYRAGAPIKDMEFIQFHPSGLIKTGILITEAARGEGGYLFNNKGERFMEKYAATKMELAPRDIVSRSIIQEIRAGRGFDGPYGSYIQLDLRHLGEAKIEEKLPMVRELCIDFAGMDPVHEPIAIRPTMHYTMGGVHTDKDGKTPIEGLYAAGEGGCVSIHGGNRLGSNSLAEILVFGARAGLSSADYAVKAKPSSPDKLKSLAKQQMDIIQKRYIKTGNGKERIGAILTDLRKTMDEKVGIYRKEEELKDAVQAVRKLKERFNKISLTQQSKVFNTELVNAMELDNMLDVAEVVALGALNRKESRGGHAREDYPNRDDENFLHHSLAYQTPQG